In Pongo abelii isolate AG06213 chromosome 5, NHGRI_mPonAbe1-v2.0_pri, whole genome shotgun sequence, a single genomic region encodes these proteins:
- the POU3F2 gene encoding POU domain, class 3, transcription factor 2 yields MATAASNHYSLLTSSASIVHAEPPGGMQQGAGGYREAQSLVQGDYGALQSNGHPLSHAHQWITALSHGGGGGGGGGGGGGGGGGGGGGDGSPWSTSPLGQPDIKPSVVVQQGGRGDELHGPGALQQQHQQQQQQQQQQQQQQQQQQQQQRPPHLVHHAANHHPGPGAWRSAAAAAHLPPSMGASNGGLLYSQPSFTVNGMLGAGGQPAGLHHHGLRDAHDEPHHADHHPHPHSHPHQQPPPPPPPQGPPGHPGAHHDPHSDEDTPTSDDLEQFAKQFKQRRIKLGFTQADVGLALGTLYGNVFSQTTICRFEALQLSFKNMCKLKPLLNKWLEEADSSSGSPTSIDKIAAQGRKRKKRTSIEVSVKGALESHFLKCPKPSAQEITSLADSLQLEKEVVRVWFCNRRQKEKRMTPPGGTLPGAEDVYGGSRDTPPHHGVQTPVQ; encoded by the coding sequence ATGGCGACCGCAGCGTCTAACCACTACAGCCTGCTCACCTCCAGCGCCTCCATCGTGCACGCCGAGCCGCCCGGCGGCATGCAGCAGGGCGCGGGGGGCTACCGCGAAGCGCAGAGCCTGGTGCAGGGCGACTACGGCGCGCTGCAGAGCAACGGACACCCGCTCAGCCACGCTCACCAGTGGATCACCGCGCTGTcccacggcggcggcggcgggggcggcggcggcggcggggggggcgggggcggcggcgggggcggcggcgaCGGCTCCCCGTGGTCCACCAGCCCCCTGGGCCAGCCGGACATCAAGCCCTCGGTGGTGGTGCAGCAGGGCGGCCGCGGCGACGAGCTGCACGGGCCAGGCGCcctgcagcagcagcaccagcaacagcaacagcaacagcagcagcaacagcagcaacagcagcagcagcagcagcaacagcggCCGCCGCATCTGGTGCACCACGCCGCTAACCACCACCCGGGGCCCGGGGCATGGCGGAGCGCGGCGGCTGCAGCgcacctcccaccctccatggGAGCGTCCAACGGCGGCTTGCTCTACTCGCAGCCCAGCTTCACGGTGAACGGCATGCTGGGCGCAGGCGGGCAGCCGGCCGGGCTGCACCACCACGGCCTGCGGGACGCGCACGACGAGCCACACCATGCCGACCACCACCCGCACCCGCACTCGCACCCGCACCAGCagccgccgcccccgccgcccccgcaGGGTCCGCCTGGCCACCCAGGCGCGCACCACGACCCGCACTCGGACGAGGACACGCCGACCTCGGACGACCTGGAGCAGTTCGCCAAGCAGTTCAAGCAGCGGCGGATCAAACTGGGATTTACCCAAGCGGACGTGGGGCTGGCTCTGGGCACCCTGTATGGCAACGTGTTCTCGCAGACCACCATCTGCAGGTTTGAGGCCCTGCAGCTGAGCTTCAAGAACATGTGCAAGCTGAAGCCTTTGTTGAACAAGTGGTTGGAGGAGGCGGACTCGTCCTCGGGCAGCCCCACGAGCATAGACAAGATCGCAGCGCAAGGGCGCAAGCGGAAAAAGCGGACTTCCATCGAGGTGAGCGTCAAGGGGGCTCTGGAGAGCCATTTCCTCAAATGCCCCAAGCCCTCGGCCCAGGAGATCACCTCCCTCGCGGACAGCTTACAGCTGGAGAAGGAGGTGGTGAGAGTTTGGTTTTGTAacaggagacagaaagagaaaaggatgaCCCCTCCCGGAGGGACTCTGCCGGGCGCCGAGGATGTGTACGGGGGGAGTAGGGACACTCCACCACACCACGGGGTGCAGACGCCCGTCCAGTGA